Within the Phaseolus vulgaris cultivar G19833 chromosome 9, P. vulgaris v2.0, whole genome shotgun sequence genome, the region TATGGGAGGGGTTCTTCTGCTGTTCTGAGACTCTGGTTCACGGCAAACGACAGGTACGGTGTTCTGAGTACCATGCATACTCATCTATCTGGTTCCTTTGAATTGGTTAAGCACAACTATCGTGTGCCACCTTTGCCAGACACAGAACTTGCGTGTTACTTTTGTCCTGAAACAGGTGATGGAAGTGGTTTTAGTCTGGAGAAGAAGAAGCGTGAGGGCGACGGTGATGTGGTGGAGATGGTGAAAGGCTTACACGCCTTCATGGTCGGCGACGAAAGTGTGGCTATCAAAGTGAAAATAAGAAACGACAGAAGAGTTGGGTTGCGTGTTGAGGTTGAAAATCCCATGAAGCTTACGATGGAATATACGAATCGTGTGTTTTTGAAAATGGGGCAGCGGATGGAGAATGAGATGGATAAGAATGTGATCTCCCTTTACAGAAACACCATGTCTCAACTTCAGGGCTCCTACCCTTACCCCTACCCTTACCCTTACCCCCACAGCCACCACTGATAATCTTAGGACaaaatttatatgtttattgTTATGCATTTTTATAGCTCTTAGAATAATGATGCATTTCACGTTATCAAATGCAACTCTTCTAATTCTCTGAAAGGATATGTATAACAATGAACACTGTTTTTGCTGCATAATGTGCTGTTTTTGTTGCTTATAGTGCTGGGGATTTGCAGTTACTGCATTTCTTGGGGAGCCAAACATATGTTCATCTTCATAAGTTTAGAGAAGTTTTTGTTGCTTATAGTGCTAGGGATTTGCAGTAACTGCATTTGTACTAgctaaaaaattacaataaaagaaTATGCATCTAACCCATCCAGCCCTATAACTTTTCTGTTTTGCTACTCAATCCAGGTTTTGCACCAACTCCGGCTAAGAGCTCCATTCTTCCAACATCCTCCATTTCattacttctatcaccttctatCTCTGCTGCAACTTCATCACAATTCTGCACAGAGCCTCTAGTAACTAagcttatttttattttgaatgtgGAAAGAAAAGTGATCCATCACACCTTTGGAAcaatatgaataatatgaaCACCTAGAGAGATAAAGATATGAAAAAAAGACAAacaaacatatatataatagCTGAAATATGACAAATAAGAAGCTAACCATAAATAACGAATGC harbors:
- the LOC137821266 gene encoding uncharacterized protein; the protein is MIRNTPNTNTNVMWLKSGPVNVYTDKKRYIDNETGEESVVRCISYLVGHRYLTFTITETCKEDSVILVCIDVKEEYGRGSSAVLRLWFTANDRYGVLSTMHTHLSGSFELVKHNYRVPPLPDTELACYFCPETGDGSGFSLEKKKREGDGDVVEMVKGLHAFMVGDESVAIKVKIRNDRRVGLRVEVENPMKLTMEYTNRVFLKMGQRMENEMDKNVISLYRNTMSQLQGSYPYPYPYPYPHSHH